The following coding sequences lie in one Methylotenera versatilis 301 genomic window:
- the cbiB gene encoding adenosylcobinamide-phosphate synthase CbiB, whose product MFSFSDYLIMPAIAMPMVAIVAVALDFTLGEPRRFHPLVGFGFLANKLEARFNPKAKQNSPTQRFTGLIALLLLILPFVILAYWLCHHLITCFVANTLLLYFAIGHKSLHEHARAVSAALNNNDEDLAKTAASYMVSRDSSAIEPIPATVESVLENGNDGVFGALFWFFIAGGTGALLFRLANTMDAMWGYKTPRFFYFGWAAARFDDALNYIPARLTALTYALLGNTKLALRCWKSQAPTWDSPNAGPVMSSGAGALNVKLGGAARYFGEWHERPVLGAGNPPVLNDIERALALVRHGVYIWLGIFSIITLMIASIAHA is encoded by the coding sequence ATGTTTTCATTCTCTGATTATCTCATAATGCCCGCGATTGCCATGCCTATGGTTGCTATTGTAGCCGTGGCGCTAGATTTCACTTTGGGCGAGCCGCGGCGCTTCCACCCTTTGGTAGGCTTTGGTTTCTTAGCGAACAAGCTGGAAGCGCGATTTAATCCAAAAGCCAAGCAAAATTCGCCAACTCAGCGCTTTACTGGTTTGATCGCATTATTACTATTAATTTTGCCATTTGTCATATTGGCGTACTGGCTTTGTCATCACCTCATCACGTGTTTTGTTGCCAACACCTTGCTGCTTTACTTTGCCATTGGTCATAAAAGCTTGCATGAACATGCCCGTGCAGTAAGCGCCGCGCTTAACAATAATGACGAAGACTTAGCAAAAACTGCGGCGTCTTATATGGTGAGCCGCGATTCCTCTGCCATTGAACCGATTCCTGCCACTGTAGAGTCTGTGTTAGAAAATGGTAATGATGGCGTGTTTGGTGCGCTATTTTGGTTTTTTATTGCGGGTGGCACAGGTGCGCTTTTGTTTCGCTTAGCTAACACTATGGACGCCATGTGGGGCTATAAGACACCACGATTTTTCTATTTTGGCTGGGCTGCCGCACGGTTCGATGATGCGCTAAATTATATTCCTGCACGACTAACCGCCTTAACTTACGCGCTACTAGGTAATACCAAGTTAGCATTAAGGTGCTGGAAAAGCCAAGCGCCCACTTGGGATAGTCCTAACGCGGGGCCAGTCATGTCATCCGGTGCTGGCGCGCTCAATGTAAAACTAGGTGGCGCAGCGCGTTATTTTGGCGAATGGCATGAACGCCCAGTATTGGGGGCAGGCAACCCGCCTGTACTGAATGACATAGAACGTGCATTGGCGCTAGTTAGGCACGGCGTTTATATATGGCTAGGTATATTTTCAATCATCACTTTAATGATAGCGAGTATTGCGCATGCTTGA
- the cobD gene encoding threonine-phosphate decarboxylase CobD, with amino-acid sequence MLEHGGNLAAAAKQYDIPLENWLDLSTGINPDGYPIVDIPAAAWQKLPLEDDGLIEAACAHYGSQFALPTAGSQAALQVLPQLRAASKVAMPKFMYQEHANAWQANGHEVIKFDFFPDEKIIEQADVLLLCNPNNPTATKFSVSELLSWHAALAARGGWLIVDEAFMDATPERSIAKYTHLEGLFVLRSLGKFFGLAGARVGFLLAETHILKQMQEAIGPWSITGPSRLIAKQALLDITWQEKARVQLAENSRKLAILLTKYNLTPMSGTALFQFVPTKEAQALQQHLAQQGIWIRLFSDAPGLSARTAVRFGLPPEDGWERLESALNLWQNRLIT; translated from the coding sequence ATGCTTGAACATGGTGGAAATTTAGCAGCGGCTGCCAAGCAATATGACATTCCGCTTGAGAACTGGCTGGATTTATCGACAGGTATTAATCCTGACGGTTACCCAATTGTTGATATTCCTGCCGCCGCTTGGCAAAAACTGCCACTAGAAGATGACGGCTTGATTGAAGCTGCCTGTGCGCATTATGGCAGCCAGTTTGCATTACCCACCGCAGGTTCGCAAGCCGCTTTGCAAGTATTACCGCAATTACGAGCAGCTTCAAAAGTGGCTATGCCCAAATTCATGTATCAAGAGCATGCGAATGCATGGCAAGCGAATGGGCATGAAGTCATCAAGTTTGATTTCTTTCCTGATGAAAAAATTATTGAGCAAGCTGACGTACTTTTACTATGCAACCCCAATAACCCAACTGCCACAAAGTTCTCAGTATCTGAATTACTGAGTTGGCATGCTGCGCTTGCTGCGCGCGGCGGCTGGTTGATTGTAGATGAAGCATTTATGGATGCTACGCCTGAACGCAGCATTGCCAAGTATACGCATTTAGAAGGTCTGTTTGTGCTGCGCTCACTAGGCAAGTTCTTTGGCTTAGCGGGGGCGAGAGTTGGCTTTTTATTAGCTGAAACACACATACTCAAGCAAATGCAAGAAGCCATTGGTCCATGGTCAATCACGGGGCCTAGCCGCCTGATTGCTAAACAAGCTTTGTTAGATATAACATGGCAAGAAAAGGCACGTGTTCAGTTAGCTGAAAATAGCCGGAAACTCGCAATATTACTGACAAAATACAACTTAACGCCAATGTCAGGCACGGCATTATTTCAATTTGTACCCACAAAAGAAGCGCAAGCTTTACAGCAACACCTCGCCCAGCAAGGTATTTGGATTCGGCTTTTTTCTGATGCGCCAGGGTTATCTGCACGAACTGCAGTAAGGTTTGGTTTACCGCCAGAAGATGGCTGGGAAAGATTGGAATCTGCGCTCAACCTTTGGCAGAATAGATTGATTACTTAA
- a CDS encoding adenosylcobinamide-GDP ribazoletransferase, translated as MIFALQNQWHYFLTAVMFFTRVPVHFSSFDNADLNKATRYFPLIGILVGAVGALVFWLSDILLPLEIALLLSMASTVLLTGAFHEDGLADAVDGLGGGWSREQVLAIMVDSRIGSYGAIGLFLVLLTKYQALTYQWTALIPATLIAGHALSRLCVVLVMYTQSYVKAEGKSKPLGTQPTVTELIIATFFGLAPLAFLEMKLLAALVPVAIVWLWFSAKIKSRIGGYTGDCLGAMQQLTEVAFYVGVLASTTLFSAA; from the coding sequence ATGATATTTGCATTACAAAATCAATGGCACTATTTTTTAACGGCAGTGATGTTTTTTACGCGGGTGCCAGTGCATTTTAGCAGTTTTGATAATGCTGACTTGAATAAAGCCACCAGATATTTTCCTTTAATCGGGATTTTAGTGGGTGCTGTAGGCGCTTTGGTTTTTTGGCTAAGTGATATTTTATTGCCTTTAGAGATCGCGCTTTTGCTCAGTATGGCATCGACAGTTTTGCTCACTGGTGCATTCCATGAAGATGGCTTAGCGGATGCCGTAGATGGCCTGGGTGGTGGCTGGAGTCGAGAGCAAGTACTCGCTATTATGGTGGATTCACGCATTGGCAGTTATGGCGCAATAGGTTTGTTTCTAGTGTTGCTGACTAAATATCAAGCGCTTACTTATCAGTGGACAGCGTTAATTCCAGCGACACTAATCGCTGGCCATGCGCTTAGCCGACTGTGTGTGGTGCTTGTGATGTATACGCAAAGTTATGTGAAAGCTGAAGGTAAATCTAAGCCACTTGGAACGCAGCCTACTGTCACGGAGCTAATTATTGCAACTTTTTTTGGTTTAGCACCGTTGGCATTTTTAGAAATGAAATTACTTGCTGCGCTAGTGCCTGTGGCAATCGTTTGGCTGTGGTTTAGTGCAAAAATTAAATCTCGCATAGGCGGCTATACTGGAGACTGCTTAGGCGCAATGCAGCAACTTACCGAAGTTGCTTTTTATGTTGGCGTGTTAGCCAGCACTACTTTATTTTCCGCGGCATAA
- the cobC gene encoding alpha-ribazole phosphatase produces MKLTLVRHTSLDIAPSICYGQSDVAVSANFENERMALQKKLAAFEFDAIYASPLKRCHQLAQALCADELFGHASENIRLDARLKELHFGDWEMSPWDAIPREKFDVWADDYANLAPPNGETFSELHARAKSFVEDVSSHSQSKSILVVTHGGFIRALIAEVLQMPLKRLFRLTIDHASVTQLEFNGEVPKVLLMNL; encoded by the coding sequence ATGAAACTGACCTTAGTTCGCCATACCTCCTTAGATATTGCTCCTAGCATTTGCTATGGGCAAAGCGATGTTGCTGTGTCGGCTAATTTTGAAAATGAGCGTATGGCATTGCAAAAGAAACTAGCAGCTTTTGAGTTTGATGCGATTTATGCCAGCCCATTAAAGCGTTGTCATCAGCTTGCGCAAGCCTTGTGTGCAGATGAGTTATTTGGGCATGCAAGTGAAAATATTAGACTCGATGCGCGTTTAAAAGAATTACATTTTGGCGATTGGGAAATGAGTCCTTGGGATGCAATTCCACGTGAGAAATTTGATGTATGGGCAGATGATTATGCCAATCTAGCACCGCCAAATGGCGAAACATTCTCAGAGCTACATGCTCGCGCCAAAAGCTTTGTGGAGGATGTAAGCAGTCACTCACAAAGTAAAAGTATTCTGGTGGTGACACATGGTGGGTTTATTCGCGCGCTGATTGCCGAAGTGTTGCAAATGCCACTAAAGCGACTATTTAGGCTCACCATAGATCATGCAAGTGTGACGCAGTTGGAGTTTAATGGTGAAGTGCCTAAAGTGCTTCTAATGAACCTTTAG
- the cobT gene encoding nicotinate-nucleotide--dimethylbenzimidazole phosphoribosyltransferase: MKFNITQPNQALKSQLEHKINHKTKPLGSLGMLEAVALQVGLIQQTLSPQLCHATMLVFAGDHGIVEAGVSPYPQAVTAQMVLNFLQGGAAINVFTKQNNMHLSVVDSGVNYKFSPSLDLIDAKVAMGTRNFLTEPAMTLAQCEQALTRAADIVDAKVAEGCNVFGFGEMGIGNTSSASCLMSVLCGLPIEECVGRGTGLDDAGLAHKTNILAQAIAHHHLISSDAMQVLATFGGFEIAMMVGAMLQAAAKQCTLLIDGFITTAALLVAAKLQPEILHYCVFTHCSDESGHKKMLDYLQVKPLLNIDLRLGEGTGAALAYPLVLASVNFLNQMASFESASVSQKI; the protein is encoded by the coding sequence ATGAAATTCAATATCACACAGCCTAATCAGGCGCTTAAAAGTCAGCTTGAACATAAAATTAACCATAAAACTAAGCCTTTAGGGTCTTTAGGTATGCTGGAAGCCGTTGCGTTGCAGGTCGGCCTGATTCAGCAAACACTTTCACCTCAGCTGTGTCACGCCACTATGCTGGTTTTTGCGGGCGATCATGGCATTGTTGAAGCTGGCGTTAGCCCTTATCCCCAGGCGGTCACGGCGCAAATGGTGTTGAACTTTTTGCAAGGTGGCGCGGCGATTAATGTGTTTACCAAGCAAAACAATATGCATTTGAGCGTGGTTGATAGTGGCGTGAATTATAAATTCTCACCCAGTTTAGATTTAATTGATGCCAAAGTAGCGATGGGAACACGCAACTTTTTGACTGAGCCTGCTATGACGTTAGCGCAATGTGAGCAAGCGCTTACTCGTGCTGCAGATATTGTGGATGCTAAAGTGGCTGAAGGTTGTAATGTGTTTGGCTTTGGTGAGATGGGTATAGGTAACACTTCATCTGCAAGTTGTTTGATGAGCGTGCTATGTGGTTTGCCCATTGAGGAGTGTGTGGGCCGCGGTACGGGTTTGGACGATGCAGGGTTGGCACACAAAACGAACATTTTGGCGCAAGCGATTGCACATCATCATTTAATTAGCAGTGATGCCATGCAGGTATTAGCGACTTTCGGCGGGTTTGAAATCGCCATGATGGTTGGTGCTATGTTGCAAGCCGCTGCAAAGCAATGCACTTTATTGATTGATGGATTTATCACCACGGCGGCATTGTTGGTGGCAGCCAAATTGCAGCCTGAAATCTTACATTACTGCGTGTTTACACATTGCTCAGACGAATCTGGCCATAAAAAAATGCTGGATTATCTTCAAGTGAAGCCTCTACTCAATATCGATTTACGCTTGGGTGAAGGGACGGGGGCTGCGCTAGCTTATCCTTTGGTATTGGCATCAGTTAACTTTTTAAATCAAATGGCTTCTTTTGAATCAGCAAGTGTTTCGCAAAAAATATGA
- a CDS encoding GGDEF domain-containing protein produces the protein MTPLELARQTLMQLSKSHSPPTPDNYRLVYNEIAGLEAEDNGTVLSKALDKVLNDLGKDKPKYSVAAQKISTLVKKHDSANLEKHIRSLLPVGAGDADSVNWSTLLRYLLKQLDLNHNGITLSRKKEGLSRVLINFANDPNQLGQKIQSLVTSWGDGQAVMIVNEDNAAEPVSVEAASTAVQEGALNTHTAHTVDDDAQHKVAIAWRDLLIRTITLVVLPQFAEIPAALSRIEALIARAQQSNTIEEVNDVSESLKSTLLRAEMQTDSQHRMQDALIQMMRLLVSSMSELTVEDKWLHGQIAIVQEIISKPLNLDSVYSAESSLKELIFKQSSLKPGLIAAKETLKSMMSTFISGLADITESTGTYQIKIAEYQKLISDTEDITQLNDILRSLVGDIHTMNADAQQSQSAFLETQKKVEEAEKKINELTTKLDYISEVAHEDFLTGALNRRGMDEAIEREFERADRHSTALSLAMIDIDHFKKINDTMGHSTGDVALAHLAKVVKSILRSTDVLARYGGEEFVILLPGSKQDDAVNVIAGVQRDLTKNFFMHNSERVLITFSAGVAERMTGESVDAVLPRADAALYLAKQTGRNRVVGAVRP, from the coding sequence ATGACGCCTTTAGAGTTGGCTCGCCAAACACTAATGCAGCTTTCAAAAAGCCATAGTCCTCCGACTCCGGATAACTATCGTCTTGTCTATAATGAGATCGCAGGTTTAGAGGCGGAAGATAATGGCACTGTTCTCAGTAAGGCTCTGGACAAGGTGTTAAATGACTTAGGCAAAGATAAGCCTAAATACTCAGTCGCCGCACAAAAAATTTCCACTCTAGTCAAGAAACACGACTCTGCCAATTTAGAAAAACATATCCGTAGCTTGCTACCTGTAGGTGCTGGTGATGCCGACAGCGTGAATTGGTCTACGCTTTTACGTTATTTGTTAAAGCAGCTAGATTTAAATCATAACGGCATCACGCTTAGCCGAAAAAAAGAAGGGCTGAGTCGCGTCCTGATTAATTTTGCCAATGATCCCAATCAGCTTGGTCAAAAAATTCAGTCGCTAGTGACTTCCTGGGGTGATGGTCAGGCGGTTATGATTGTTAATGAAGATAATGCCGCTGAGCCTGTTAGTGTTGAAGCCGCATCAACTGCAGTACAAGAAGGCGCGTTAAACACACACACAGCGCATACGGTCGATGATGATGCGCAACATAAAGTAGCTATAGCGTGGCGTGACTTGTTGATTAGAACGATCACGCTAGTGGTGCTTCCTCAGTTTGCAGAAATTCCAGCAGCGCTAAGCCGAATAGAAGCACTCATAGCACGTGCTCAACAATCAAATACGATAGAGGAAGTGAATGACGTCAGCGAGTCTTTAAAATCGACCTTGCTGAGGGCGGAAATGCAAACGGACTCACAGCATCGCATGCAAGATGCGCTCATACAAATGATGCGCCTATTGGTTTCCAGTATGAGTGAGTTAACCGTTGAAGACAAATGGCTGCATGGGCAGATTGCTATAGTCCAAGAGATTATTTCTAAACCGCTTAATTTAGACAGTGTTTATAGTGCTGAAAGTAGCCTAAAAGAGCTGATATTCAAGCAATCTAGCCTCAAGCCAGGTCTTATCGCGGCCAAAGAAACACTTAAAAGTATGATGAGCACATTTATAAGCGGCTTGGCAGATATTACTGAGAGCACCGGCACTTATCAAATTAAGATTGCCGAATATCAGAAGCTGATCTCTGACACCGAAGACATCACGCAACTAAACGACATACTGAGAAGTTTGGTCGGTGATATTCATACCATGAATGCCGATGCACAGCAGTCGCAGTCCGCCTTTTTAGAAACGCAAAAGAAGGTAGAGGAAGCTGAAAAGAAAATCAACGAGCTGACGACTAAGCTAGATTACATTAGCGAAGTTGCACATGAAGACTTTTTAACAGGTGCGCTCAATAGACGTGGCATGGATGAGGCAATAGAGCGAGAGTTTGAACGTGCGGATAGGCACAGCACGGCATTATCGTTGGCCATGATAGATATAGATCACTTCAAAAAGATTAATGACACCATGGGGCACTCCACAGGTGATGTGGCATTAGCACACTTAGCTAAAGTGGTAAAAAGCATATTGCGTAGCACGGATGTGCTGGCGCGCTATGGTGGCGAGGAGTTTGTGATATTACTCCCAGGCTCCAAGCAAGATGATGCAGTTAACGTAATTGCAGGCGTACAACGAGACCTCACTAAAAACTTTTTTATGCATAACAGCGAGCGAGTATTGATCACGTTTAGCGCAGGGGTCGCTGAACGTATGACTGGTGAGAGTGTTGATGCTGTTCTACCTCGAGCCGATGCTGCGCTATACCTAGCCAAGCAAACAGGGCGCAATCGCGTAGTTGGTGCTGTGCGCCCCTAA